GCGCTGGTCGGAATCCCGCGCTCTCGCCGAGTACGAATGTTTGGACGTCCTTCCCGGACAGGCCCAGTGCGCGGCTTATTGCGGCGGTCACTGTGAACTGCGGAAACGCCCTGCCGCACGGTGCCCGGAGGGAACTGAGATCGCTCACGGCCGCGCCCGTGTCCGGCGCCTCGATCGAGAGCGACGCCGGTGGGCTTGAACCGGGTGCATCTTCCAGAACCTGATCCCAATCGATTGATGCGCCGCTGGGAATATCACGCTCTGCGGCCGCCACCGGAAGCCCCGCCAAGACCGATGCCGGCGGCTTTCTCCCGAGTGCGCGGACCAGGCGAATGATCGTCAACTCGGAGACGTACTCAACGCGCTGTCGCTCCAGCCGGTTGATCAATTCACGCGAAAGCCCCGACTCTTCTGCAAGGTCGCCCTGGCTCAATCCGCGCGCCAGCCGCGTCTGGCGAACCCAGGCCGCAAAGTCATCAATCATGCCGTTCTTGTAGCACGGAAGTCCTTGGCTTTTTGTGACTTGTGCAGTAAGATCACAGTTTTGCATAGACTATCACTTGACGGCGTAGGATTGCACACCTAGCGTCGTGGCGTGGGCCGATCGGAATACAACCTCGATGCGATCCGAATTGCGGCGCTCAACAGCGGCCTGACGGACGCGGCCCTTGCGGCGAAGACGGGCCTGCACGTGCAGACCGTCGCCCGCATTCTTCGGGGTGATCGAGTCCGTCGGTCATCACTGTCTGCGTTCGTACGTTCTCTCAAGATCGACCCGTCCTCCGTCATCATTCGCACTCTTCAAGCACCCCCTGCCGAGCAATCAACGGCCGTGCGGGGGGCTGTCCACAACTCGCGCCACGGCCGGAGGTCCGCATGACCGCCGCCGCGTGCGCGTCCATCGATACGTGCCGCCGCACAGCGCGCGGCGGCATTTACCCAAGTGGCGCATCGCACCACAAGACGAGAGAGTCCGGGGCGTTGGCCTCGGCGGCTGGTTCCGAATCCGCACGCCCGTTGCACGTTTTCAACAGGGGCGGAACCGTTTGCGCTGAGTCGTCGCAGGCAGCCTCTAGAAATGGGGTCAGATTGGGTAGCAGCGCCCCGGCCCCTCTCTCCTCTCGCGATGCGTCCTTGCCCCCTACCCAGCGCCCTCATTCCGACGAGATCAGCGCTGAGTCCCACACGCGCGCGGTGACTCGTTGTCCCGCGCTCGAAGGTTCCACGCACGACGCGGCAGTCCACCGGACGCGCCGTGCGTTTTTGCCATCGCGCTGCGCGGCCCATGATCGTCCGCGCAGCGTGTTCTCATCTATGACCCGCCCCGTCGTTGAAGGCTCGCATGTCGCGGGCCGCGCTGGGGCATGCACCAATACCGGAGGCCTGCCGATCGAGGAAAACTCCATTGTCGGTCGAACCAAGGATCGCGCCGAGCGACAGCCCGGCGCGGTCGATTCCCCAGTGCCTGGTGCCCAGTGCCTAGTGCCTGGCTCGACTCATTTCTCCCCTCCGCGCACTGCCGACCCAATCGCCGGCGGTGCGTTTTCGCTGAGCAGCATAGCGGGCGCTCGCCCGCCGCTGCGCTTCAAGCTGCGCCCAAAAGCGCAGCGCTGATCGAGGACCCCGGCATGGACGCCGCAACCCAAAGCGAGATCATGACTGCACTCGCCGAAACGACGGCCCACGACTCGCGGGCCGTCGAACTGCTGCGCACCATCGTCGACGACGAGCAGGGCATCACCCGCCAGCAGCTCGCCTCCCTGTGGGGCGTGTCCGAGCAGGCCGTCTACCTCATGCTCAATCACCGCATCCACATCAGCATCGAGCGCTGGGCGATGCTGTTCGACCAGCTGCGCGATGAGCGCATCATGCGGCTGCTCATCGATCCGACGAAGTACGCCGTGTACAGCCTGCCCGACGTCGGCGCGGGGCGCGACCTGGCGGCGATGACCGAGGCCTTCCTGAAACTCCAGCGCCTGCACAACGACCACGGGCTGTTCGTCGATCGCCTCCTGGGCATCCTGCGGGATCGGCGCGTCGACGGCGACGACGGCGAACTCATCGCGGATCTGCGGCACACGCTGCCCGAGTACATCGCGGTGATCCTGGGCGTGGGCAAGCTCATCGACGCCATGTATGAGGACTGGATCGCGCGCAGCGCCGATGGGCTCAACCGGAAGGCGGTGAGGCGATGAGCGTGATGCCCGAGAGAACTGGCGGCAGCAACTTCATCGCGGCCTACACGGCAGTGATGGCGCTGCAGCCGATCAACCTCGACATCGATCCCTACGTCCGGGGCATGGAAAGGGCGCAACGCTCGATGCGGCGATTCGAGAAGCGTGCGAACCACATCGTGGGTTCGTGGCGCGGCGACGGTGTGCAACCGGCCGAGACGCGGCAGATGCGCCGGGCCAAAGCGCGGAAGGCGGTGAAGCGATGACGTACCGGCAGTGGTTCCGCCAGTACTGCGCCGAGCGTGGCACCGATCTCGATCGGCTCAACGTGCTGCGCGAGGTGACGCGCGGCGCGAGCCGCAAGGGCGGCGGGCTCAAGCGCATCCTCGACATCACGGCCCGCGATTGGCAGCACCAGTTGAAGGCCGAGGCGGCGCAGAATGACGCGAAGCCGGCGAGCGGCGGGAGGGCGGCGTGATGTTTCTCGTGAGGGCCATCGAGTACTTCCCCGACAGTGAAGGCGTTCAAACATTGGAGATGCGGCTGCGCGAGGATGATGCGATCATGCTGGCTCGCTGCATGCGCGACGAGGCCAAAGCGCGCGGGCATTCCGTGACCATCGAGGTTCGCCGGATCGGCGAACGCGTCAAGCACTACTGCGTCGCGGCCCGGAAAACGCGGAGGAGGAGAGCAGGATGAACATGAGCCCGGGTAGCTCAGTTGGTAGAGCGTGTGCATGCAGCGCGGTTCGCCGCGTACACGGACCAAGGTCGCAGGTTCGAGTCCTGCCCCGGGCATTCGTCGGCATCGGCCTCCGCGCTCTCCGCGGCTCCGTGGTGAATGGATCGGAGGATCGATGAGCACCGCGTTGCGAAGAGTTCCCATGCGCGAGCAGACGGCCGCCGACCAGCGGGCCGCGGTGCTCGCCACCGGCGACGCCGGCAGCGTGCCGCGCGAGATCATCCGCCTGGAGTGTCCGACCTGCGAAACCGTCATCGGCCCCGCCGCCGTCGTCGAGTATGCGCGCAACGAGGTGTCGTTCGGCCTCGCCGCGTACATGGCGACGTACTGCCCGCACTGCAAGCACGCGATTACGTTCGTGCTCCAAGTGGATCGATCCAGCGGCAAGCGCGACACAAGGCCGCTGCGCAAGCGCATCCATCGCGGCGAGCACGTCATCAACCGGCTGCTCAGCGAGTACCCGCAGATTCGAGGAGTCCTGCAATGACAGACGAAAATGCCTCTCGTGAGATCACGCTGCATCATGTCGGCGACAGCCGCGTCGATCGACTGCGCATCTTTGCCATGGGCGAAGATCCCAAACAGCACTTCTATGCAATCGTCAACCCTGAAGCGGACGAGACGCTCGAACTCATCGGCTTCCAATCCGGCCCCGTCTGCGAGGTTGGCGTGAACGGCATTACCAACGAGGCGCTGCTGGCCATCGTCATCGATCGCCTGGAGGGCTTCCAGCGCGGACCGATGGCGTGCTTTGAGAATCGTGAAGTGCTGTTTCACGCTCGGAGGGCGTTGACGGCACTCCACGATCGCACCCGCCGCCGCCTCGCCGCCGGCGTCGAGGGAAGGGGCAAGCCGTGAAACCGATTCGCGCCTTCGCGCTGCGCCATCCCAATGGCCGCGTGCCGACCTGTTGCATTCACAGCTGCTCGCGCGAGGTGAGAAGGGCTGCGTCCGGACGCGGCACGTGGCGCAGCATGTATCGGCGAGGCTTTCGTGTCGTCCGCGTTCGCATCGTGTCTGAATCCTGATCTC
This region of Phycisphaerales bacterium genomic DNA includes:
- a CDS encoding helix-turn-helix transcriptional regulator, producing the protein MIDDFAAWVRQTRLARGLSQGDLAEESGLSRELINRLERQRVEYVSELTIIRLVRALGRKPPASVLAGLPVAAAERDIPSGASIDWDQVLEDAPGSSPPASLSIEAPDTGAAVSDLSSLRAPCGRAFPQFTVTAAISRALGLSGKDVQTFVLGESAGFRPAHPNFKPGDFIVASPSVRMTPGMLSCVEIAHDDDAYWVAGFVWSRDGEALEIHPVLGGFPFRVPFVDRRHILRVVAHLSTRLIPVIEGEPELRVIMPALRPKESKRPRKKRKKES
- a CDS encoding helix-turn-helix transcriptional regulator, which produces MGRSEYNLDAIRIAALNSGLTDAALAAKTGLHVQTVARILRGDRVRRSSLSAFVRSLKIDPSSVIIRTLQAPPAEQSTAVRGAVHNSRHGRRSA